Below is a genomic region from Bordetella pertussis 18323.
GCCCTGCATCGCGTCGACCACGAACAGCGTCTCGATCGGCTTGACCAGGTCGTGCAGCGCGCGGATCTCGCGCATCATGGCCTCGTCGATGCCCAGCCGGCCCGCCGTGTCGACGATCAGCACGTCGTAGTGGTGGCGGCGCGCATGGTCGATCGCGTTGCGGGCGATGTCTTCCGGCTTCTGGCTAACGTCCGACGGCAGAAAATCCACCCCGACCTGGGCGGCCACGGTCTTCAGCTGCTCGATGGCGGCCGGGCGATACACGTCGGCGCTGACCACCAGCACCTTCTTCTTGCCCGTCTTGCGGCCGCCCTGGACGTGCTGCCCCTCGGACAGCCAGCGCGCCAGCTTGCCGGTGGTGGTGGTCTTGCCCGCGCCCTGCAGGCCGGCCATCAGGATGACCGCGGGCGGCTGGGTGGCCAGCGACAGCTCGCCGGCGTGCTCGCCCAGGTCGCCGCCCATCAGGCTGGTCAGCTCCTTGTGAACCACGCCCACCAGGGCCTGGCCGGGGCTGAGGCTGCCGGCCACTTCTTCGCCCAGGGCCTTTTCCTTGACGCGCGCCACGAAATCGCGCACCACGGGCAGCGCCACGTCGGCCTCCAGCAGCGCCATGCGCACTTCGCGCAGCATCTCCTGGGTGTTGGCCTCGGTCAGGCGGGCTTCGCCGCGCAGCGTCTTGACGACGCGCGACAGCCGTTGAGTCAGGTTATCGAGCATGAGAGGCGTTTCCGCTTACACTAGTTGATTGAACGAGGCCGCCTGGGCGCAGCTAGCCGCCGGCGGGCGACAAGCGCCCATGGCCCCATCCAGACAACGGTTTTTATGTCATCAGGCATTGTATTTCACGCCGTGGCCGCGCTGGCTTATGCGGTACTCGCAGGGTCGCTGTGGCGACGCCTGCAAGGCCGCGGCAGCGTGGATCAAGCAAGCAAGCTAACCCGAACCGGCCTGCTGGGCGCGCTGGCCCTGCACGGCGTGGCCCTGCAGCAAGCCATGCTGGGGACGCAACACCTGTACATCGGCTGGGCGCTGGCCCTGTCGGCCGCCGTATGGCTGGGCCTGGTCGTGTTCTGGCTGGAAAGCCTGCTGATCCGCATCGACGGCCTGCAGCTGCTGTTGCTGCCGGCAGCCGCTATCGTAACCGCAATAGCCGCGCTGTTCCCGCAGGCCCAGCTGGTGCCCCATGCCAACAACCCCTGGCTGCGCGCCCACCTGCTCATCGCGCTGGCCGCCTACGGCCTGATCACCATCGCCGCGCTGCACGCCATGCTGATGGCCCTGCTCGACCGCCACCTGCACCGCCCGCTGGATGCGCCGGCCGAGCGCAGCATCGTCGGCCGCGTGCTGGACGCCCAGCCGCCGCTGCTGGTGCAGGAGCGCCTGCTGTTTCGCGTCATCTGGATCGGCTTCGTGGTCCTGACCCTGGCGGTGGGCTCCGGCTCGGTCGCCTCCATCACCCTGACCGGCAAATTCCTGCCGTTCGACCACAAGACCATCTTCACGCTGCTGTCCTGGGCCACCTTCGGCGTGCTGCTGCTGGGCCGCCACATCTGCGGCTGGCGCGGCCGCGTCGCGCTGCGCTGGACCCTGACCGGCTTCGCGTTCCTGATCCTGGCCTACACCGGCAGCCGGTTCGTGCTGGAAGTCATTCTGCATCGAGGTTGAAGTGGGCAAGCTGATCTTCTGGTTCGTCGTCATTCTGGCCGTGCTGTTCATCGCGCGCCTGGCCGGCGCCCGCGCCGCCTCCAAGCGCGCCCCGCGCGCCGAGCCGCCCCGCCCCGCCCAGGACGCCGCCAGCCAGCCCATGGTGCGCTGCGCCCATTGCGGCGTGCACCTGCCGCGTTCCGAGGCCGTGCTGCTGGGCGGGCAGACCTGGTGCAGCAGCGACCACGCCCGCCGCGGCGCCGAGCGCGGCTGAACGGCGGCCGCCGCAAAACCCCACGGGCTGGAGGATCCGGCCCCATCCTGCATAATGCAGGGTCACCCGCAACAAGCCTGACCCCATCATGCAACGATTGCTACTGGACCGCCACGGCTGGCTGATCCCCGGGCCCGCGGTCACCCGCGCCCCTTCGCCCAACGTCAACGCCCGCCCCGCGGGCACGCAGATCAGCCTGCTGGTCATCCACAACATCAGCCTGCCGCCCAGCCAGTTCGGCGGCCCGTACGTCGCCGACCTGTTCCTGAACCGCCTGGATTACAGCGCCGACCCGTGGCTCGAGCGCCTGCGCGGCCTGCATGTCTCGGCCCACTTCTTCATCCGCCGCGACGGCGCCGTCATCCAGTTCGCCGCCACCGAAGCGCGCGCCTGGCACGCCGGCGTATCCCGCTTCAGGGGCCGCGACAACTGCAACGACTTCTCGATCGGCATCGAACTGGAAGGCACCGACATCCTGCCCTACGCCGACGCCCAGTACGCCACGCTGGCGCGCCTGGCGCAGGTCCTGCGCGCGCGCTACCCGCTGGCCGACGCGCGCGGCCACGAACACATCGCCCCGGGCCGCAAGACCGACCCGGGACGCGCCTTCAACTGGGTGCGCTTCGGCCGCGAAAGCGGGTTCCCGCGGCGCAACCTGCCGCCCGTATAGCTGTGAAGATTCAATAGGTTGTATGCATGGTTCATCCGAACCGGATTTGAGAAACTGGAAATCGCCACCCCCCCAGTTCACTCAAGGAGCCCGGCCGGATGAACACCCATAAGCATGCCCGATTGACCTTCCTACGTCGACTCGAAATGGTCCAGCAATTGATCGCCCATCAAGTTTGTGTGCCTGAAGCGGCCCGCGCCTATGGGGTCACCGCGCCGACTGTGCGCAAATGGCTGGGCCGCTTCCTGGCTCAGGGCCAGGCGGGCTTGGCCGATGCGTCCTCGCGCCCGACGGTCTCGCCCCGAGCGATTGCGCCGGCCAAGGCGCTGGCTATCGTGGAGCTGCGCCGCAAGCGGCTGACCCAAGCGCGCATCGCCCAGGCGCTGGGCGTGTCAGCCAGCACCGTCAGCCGCGTCCTGGCCCGCGCCGGTCTGTCGCACCTGGCCGACCTGGAGCCGGCCGAGCCGGTGGTGCGCTACGAGCATCAGGCCCCCGGCGATCTGCTGCACATCGACATCAAGAAGCTGGGACGTATCCAGCGCCCTGGTCACCGGGTCACGGGCAACCGACGCGATACCGTTGAGGGGGCCGGCTGGGACTTCGTCTTCGTGGCCATCGATGACCACGCCCGCGTGGCCTTCACCGACATCCACCCCGACGAGCGCTTCCCCAGCGCCGTCCAGTTCCTCAAGGACGCAGTGGCCTACTACCAGCGCCTGGGCGTGACCATCCAGCGCTTGCTCACCGACAATGGCTCGGCCTTTCGCAGCCGCGCCTTCGCCGCGCTGTGCCATGAGCTGGGCATCAAGCACCGCTTTACCCGACCTTACCGCCCACAGACCAATGGCAAGGCCGAACGCTTCATCCAGTCGGCCTTGCGTGAGTGGGCTTACGCTCACACCTACCAGAACTCCCAACACCGAGCCGATGCCATGAAATCCTGGCTACACCACTACAACTGGCATCGACCCCACCAAGGCATCGGGCGCGCTGTACCCATCTCCAGACTCAACCTGGACGAATACAACCTATTGACAGTTCACATATAGCGGTACCGACAATCAAACCAGGGGTTTCGACATGCTGAAGATCTGGGGCCGGCTGAGTTCGGTCAACGTGCAAAAAGTCATGTGGGCCGTGCGCGAACTGGCGCTGCCGCACACCTTCATCGAGGCCGGCGGCCAGTTCGGCGGGCTCGACACCCCCGAATACCTCCGCATGAACCCCAACCGCAAGGTACCGCTGATCGACGACGGCGGCTTCATCCTGTGGGAATCCAACGCCATCGTGCGCTACCTGGGCGCGCGCTACGGCGAAGGCGCCATCAGCCCCGCCGACCCCTGCGTGCGCGCCGACGCCGACCGCTGGATGGACTGGCAGACCACCGAATGGCAACCCAGCATGCTGGCCGCCTTCATGGGCCTGGTGCGCACCGCGCCCGAACAGCGCGACGCCGCCGCCATCGAAGCCTCGGCCCGCCAGGCCGGCAAGATCGCCCTGATGCTGGAAAACGCCCTGGCGGGCCGCGACTTCATCGCCGGCCCGCAATTCAGCATGGGCGACATCGCGCTGGGCTGCGCCGCGCACCGCTGGCTGGGCCTGCCCGTCGAACGCCCCGCCACGCCGCACATCTCGGCCTGGTACCGCCGCCTCATGATGCGCCCCGCCACCCAGGGCATCCTGACACTGCCGCTAACCTGACACTTCGGTGCCTGTCCCCGAACGGGGACTGGCAC
It encodes:
- the ffh gene encoding signal recognition particle protein, whose translation is MLDNLTQRLSRVVKTLRGEARLTEANTQEMLREVRMALLEADVALPVVRDFVARVKEKALGEEVAGSLSPGQALVGVVHKELTSLMGGDLGEHAGELSLATQPPAVILMAGLQGAGKTTTTGKLARWLSEGQHVQGGRKTGKKKVLVVSADVYRPAAIEQLKTVAAQVGVDFLPSDVSQKPEDIARNAIDHARRHHYDVLIVDTAGRLGIDEAMMREIRALHDLVKPIETLFVVDAMQGQDAVNTARAFGDALPLTGVVLTKLDGDARGGAALSVRHVTGKPLKFVGVSEKLDGLEPFHPERMAQRVLGMGDIVSLVEQAQKNIDIAEAQKLASKIKSGNKFDLNDFRDQLGQVKKLGDMGSLLEKLPAQLQQAAGQLQGGQAEKQLRRTEGILNSMTPGERAKPELIKASRKRRIAAGAGVPVQEVNRLLSQFEQMQGMMKQMKKGGMAKMMRAMGGMKGLGRFGGMR
- a CDS encoding inner membrane protein YpjD; this encodes MSSGIVFHAVAALAYAVLAGSLWRRLQGRGSVDQASKLTRTGLLGALALHGVALQQAMLGTQHLYIGWALALSAAVWLGLVVFWLESLLIRIDGLQLLLLPAAAIVTAIAALFPQAQLVPHANNPWLRAHLLIALAAYGLITIAALHAMLMALLDRHLHRPLDAPAERSIVGRVLDAQPPLLVQERLLFRVIWIGFVVLTLAVGSGSVASITLTGKFLPFDHKTIFTLLSWATFGVLLLGRHICGWRGRVALRWTLTGFAFLILAYTGSRFVLEVILHRG
- a CDS encoding PP0621 family protein, whose translation is MGKLIFWFVVILAVLFIARLAGARAASKRAPRAEPPRPAQDAASQPMVRCAHCGVHLPRSEAVLLGGQTWCSSDHARRGAERG
- the ampD gene encoding 1,6-anhydro-N-acetylmuramyl-L-alanine amidase AmpD, with protein sequence MQRLLLDRHGWLIPGPAVTRAPSPNVNARPAGTQISLLVIHNISLPPSQFGGPYVADLFLNRLDYSADPWLERLRGLHVSAHFFIRRDGAVIQFAATEARAWHAGVSRFRGRDNCNDFSIGIELEGTDILPYADAQYATLARLAQVLRARYPLADARGHEHIAPGRKTDPGRAFNWVRFGRESGFPRRNLPPV
- a CDS encoding IS481-like element IS481 family transposase, which produces MNTHKHARLTFLRRLEMVQQLIAHQVCVPEAARAYGVTAPTVRKWLGRFLAQGQAGLADASSRPTVSPRAIAPAKALAIVELRRKRLTQARIAQALGVSASTVSRVLARAGLSHLADLEPAEPVVRYEHQAPGDLLHIDIKKLGRIQRPGHRVTGNRRDTVEGAGWDFVFVAIDDHARVAFTDIHPDERFPSAVQFLKDAVAYYQRLGVTIQRLLTDNGSAFRSRAFAALCHELGIKHRFTRPYRPQTNGKAERFIQSALREWAYAHTYQNSQHRADAMKSWLHHYNWHRPHQGIGRAVPISRLNLDEYNLLTVHI
- a CDS encoding glutathione S-transferase family protein; its protein translation is MLKIWGRLSSVNVQKVMWAVRELALPHTFIEAGGQFGGLDTPEYLRMNPNRKVPLIDDGGFILWESNAIVRYLGARYGEGAISPADPCVRADADRWMDWQTTEWQPSMLAAFMGLVRTAPEQRDAAAIEASARQAGKIALMLENALAGRDFIAGPQFSMGDIALGCAAHRWLGLPVERPATPHISAWYRRLMMRPATQGILTLPLT